A single genomic interval of Koleobacter methoxysyntrophicus harbors:
- a CDS encoding flagellar basal body-associated FliL family protein, whose amino-acid sequence MAEEQKNRVGKKVVLITLLIILALIITYVIAYFTALKVISKPEENKDSQEKEVIKRGIVYSLGEFLTNLNDKGYIKLQLELEVKDKETAASMENRKAELRNKINAILRSKTKSEVSGKEGMDNLRTTIKVELNRLLGEEVILDVFFTDIIVH is encoded by the coding sequence ATGGCAGAAGAACAAAAAAATAGGGTTGGCAAAAAAGTAGTGTTAATTACTTTATTAATCATATTAGCATTAATAATTACTTATGTTATAGCTTATTTTACAGCACTAAAGGTGATATCTAAACCTGAAGAGAATAAAGATTCTCAAGAAAAAGAGGTTATAAAAAGGGGAATTGTATATTCTTTGGGTGAGTTTTTGACAAATCTCAATGATAAAGGTTACATAAAGCTGCAACTTGAGTTAGAGGTTAAAGATAAAGAAACTGCTGCAAGTATGGAGAATAGAAAAGCAGAATTAAGGAATAAAATTAATGCTATTTTAAGAAGCAAAACTAAATCTGAAGTAAGCGGAAAAGAGGGAATGGATAATTTAAGAACAACGATCAAAGTAGAATTAAACAGACTTTTAGGAGAAGAAGTTATTTTAGATGTATTCTTTACAGACATAATTGTCCACTAG
- the flgD gene encoding flagellar hook assembly protein FlgD: MVNSINSAYGTANDSLSESTAGVLGKDDFLKLLVAELKYQDPMDPMKDRDFIAQMAQFSSLEQMQNLNNNFELMAQLNLMTVSFNTVSIIGKKIVYEDDSGQTCNGIVTGVNFSETVPSIIVDENEEISLEAVLKVVENKILESSGLAEDDSNTEGVNEDGQ, encoded by the coding sequence TTGGTTAATAGCATCAATTCTGCATATGGTACTGCCAATGATAGTTTGTCCGAAAGCACTGCCGGTGTTTTAGGAAAAGATGACTTCTTGAAATTACTGGTGGCAGAACTTAAGTATCAAGACCCGATGGATCCCATGAAAGATAGAGACTTTATTGCACAGATGGCCCAGTTCAGTTCTCTGGAACAAATGCAAAACCTAAATAATAATTTTGAATTGATGGCACAGCTTAATCTAATGACAGTTTCTTTCAATACCGTTTCGATAATCGGGAAAAAGATTGTTTATGAAGATGATTCCGGACAGACGTGTAATGGTATTGTAACGGGAGTAAATTTTTCTGAAACAGTACCCAGCATAATAGTTGATGAAAATGAGGAAATATCACTGGAGGCCGTATTGAAGGTAGTAGAAAATAAAATACTGGAAAGCTCCGGATTAGCTGAAGATGACTCAAATACGGAAGGGGTAAATGAAGATGGGCAGTAA
- the fliM gene encoding flagellar motor switch protein FliM, which yields MENLAEILSQKEIDALLSALSTGEISAEEMKQDKKEKKVRVYDFKRPNKFSKEQLRTLNMIHENFARLLTTYLSAHLRTLVQINVFYVEQMSYYEFISSVPNPSIIGITDFNPLKGSGILEINPNIAFAIIDRLLGGPGEFEGKIRGLTEIETTIIEKVIKDILRILKDAWDNLINLNLALVNIETNAQFIQLIAPNETVALITFNGKIGKTEGMLNLCIPHILLEPIINKLSARYWFSDVKKESSGENIQQIAYIMKKSLVPININLGRSTITIRELLEIQKGDVIQLDKKVNEAVDVYIGSRLKFRGHPGILKNKMAVEITDIVEEVENGYE from the coding sequence GTGGAAAATTTGGCGGAAATTCTCTCCCAAAAAGAAATTGATGCACTGCTTTCAGCATTATCTACAGGTGAAATTAGTGCTGAAGAGATGAAACAAGATAAAAAAGAAAAAAAAGTAAGGGTTTATGATTTCAAAAGGCCTAATAAATTTTCAAAAGAACAGCTTAGAACATTAAATATGATACATGAAAATTTTGCCAGGCTTCTTACTACATATCTTTCGGCCCATTTGAGAACCCTTGTTCAAATAAATGTTTTTTATGTTGAACAGATGTCATATTATGAGTTTATAAGTTCTGTTCCTAATCCCTCTATAATAGGTATAACTGATTTTAATCCCTTAAAAGGTTCCGGCATCTTAGAGATTAATCCTAATATTGCCTTTGCTATTATAGATCGTTTATTGGGGGGACCAGGGGAATTTGAAGGTAAGATTAGGGGTTTAACGGAAATAGAGACAACAATAATAGAAAAGGTTATAAAAGATATTTTAAGAATCCTCAAAGATGCATGGGATAATTTGATTAATCTGAATCTTGCTCTGGTAAATATAGAAACAAACGCACAGTTTATTCAACTTATAGCACCTAATGAAACCGTTGCCCTTATAACCTTTAATGGAAAAATAGGCAAAACGGAAGGGATGCTTAACCTGTGTATACCACATATATTATTAGAGCCTATTATTAATAAATTATCGGCAAGATACTGGTTTTCCGATGTTAAGAAAGAATCATCTGGGGAAAATATTCAACAAATTGCTTATATTATGAAAAAAAGTTTGGTTCCTATAAATATTAACCTGGGAAGGTCTACAATTACTATTAGGGAGTTGTTAGAAATTCAAAAAGGAGATGTCATACAGCTAGATAAAAAAGTGAATGAAGCAGTAGACGTATATATTGGTAGCAGATTGAAATTCAGAGGTCATCCGGGTATTTTAAAAAATAAAATGGCGGTGG
- a CDS encoding motility protein A, which yields MDFATIIGVFSGIALFVIAIASDGSIFEFVHYPSILIVMGGTLAGTLINYQLQDILGVLKILRVAFMKKTKDPREIIKILVNLAETARREGLLALEDTAYQMDDEFLKKGTLLIVDGTDPELVRNILETELAFLEDRHKSGQSIFETMGTLAPAFGMIGTLIGLIKMLQNLQNPEAIGPGMAVALITTFYGALMANLIFIPIAGKLKVRSNEEILLKEVMIEGMLSIQAGENPRIIEEKLKAFLSPRIRNALENDKKEQEFGDDE from the coding sequence GTGGATTTCGCAACAATTATAGGGGTTTTCAGTGGCATTGCATTATTTGTTATTGCTATTGCTTCAGATGGAAGCATCTTTGAATTTGTCCACTATCCATCAATATTAATAGTAATGGGGGGAACCTTAGCAGGGACCCTGATAAACTATCAATTACAAGACATATTGGGTGTTTTAAAAATCCTAAGAGTTGCCTTTATGAAAAAAACAAAAGACCCTAGAGAAATAATCAAGATACTGGTTAACCTGGCGGAAACCGCTAGAAGGGAAGGGCTTCTAGCTCTGGAAGATACGGCATATCAAATGGATGATGAGTTTTTAAAAAAAGGTACTCTGCTGATAGTGGATGGTACAGATCCCGAACTGGTTCGAAATATTCTTGAGACGGAATTGGCTTTTCTAGAAGATAGGCATAAGAGCGGTCAGAGCATATTTGAGACAATGGGGACATTAGCTCCAGCCTTTGGTATGATAGGAACCCTGATCGGGTTGATTAAAATGCTGCAAAATTTGCAGAACCCTGAAGCCATTGGCCCGGGGATGGCTGTTGCTTTAATAACTACCTTTTATGGTGCCCTTATGGCAAATTTAATTTTTATTCCTATAGCTGGGAAGTTGAAAGTTAGAAGCAATGAAGAAATTTTACTAAAAGAAGTAATGATTGAAGGGATGTTATCCATCCAGGCTGGAGAAAATCCCCGCATAATAGAGGAAAAGTTAAAGGCCTTTTTGTCGCCAAGGATTAGAAATGCATTGGAAAATGACAAAAAGGAGCAGGAATTTGGAGATGATGAGTGA
- a CDS encoding flagellar motor protein MotB: MSRRFRGSRDEKRPGSPAWMLTYGDMVTLILAFFVLLYSMSSIDVQKFKLIISSFQNSLGILRGGETFIEEELITPGAAEINISEQSTEELELQHIYNDIQEFIQEEQLQGKIHLKMEERGLVIHLMEGAFFDSGQAVLKKDAVELLNELAKKLKNIDKQIRIEGHTDNVPINTEKYPSNWELSVSRAVTVVRFLIEKHGFSPFQLSAVGYSEYRPIVPNTTPSNRALNRRVDIVILKSEASITEAK; encoded by the coding sequence ATGAGCAGAAGGTTTAGAGGTAGCAGGGATGAAAAAAGACCGGGTTCTCCTGCATGGATGCTGACATACGGTGATATGGTAACCCTTATTTTAGCCTTTTTTGTGCTTTTATATTCTATGTCATCCATAGATGTTCAAAAATTCAAACTGATAATTTCGTCATTTCAGAATTCCCTCGGAATATTAAGAGGCGGAGAAACCTTTATAGAGGAAGAACTTATAACCCCCGGTGCTGCTGAAATAAATATAAGTGAACAATCAACAGAGGAATTAGAACTTCAACATATATATAATGACATTCAGGAATTTATCCAGGAAGAACAATTGCAGGGAAAAATTCATTTAAAGATGGAGGAAAGAGGCTTAGTTATACATTTAATGGAAGGAGCTTTTTTTGATTCAGGACAGGCGGTATTAAAAAAGGATGCAGTTGAATTACTTAATGAATTGGCAAAAAAGCTGAAGAATATTGATAAACAGATAAGAATTGAAGGGCATACTGATAATGTTCCGATTAATACTGAAAAATATCCTTCTAATTGGGAACTATCAGTTTCCAGGGCCGTTACCGTGGTTAGATTTTTAATAGAGAAACACGGATTCTCCCCTTTTCAATTATCAGCTGTAGGATATAGCGAATACAGACCTATTGTTCCAAATACAACACCTTCAAACAGGGCTTTAAATAGAAGGGTTGACATAGTAATTTTAAAATCAGAAGCCTCAATAACCGAAGCAAAATGA
- a CDS encoding flagellar FlbD family protein: MIQLTKLNGTGFILNADLIETIDYTPDTVITLINNKKIVVKESPHDIIEKVINYRRRIFGR; encoded by the coding sequence ATGATACAGTTAACAAAATTGAATGGAACAGGTTTTATTTTAAATGCAGACTTAATTGAAACAATTGATTATACTCCAGATACTGTTATAACCTTAATTAACAATAAAAAGATTGTCGTAAAGGAAAGCCCTCATGATATTATAGAAAAGGTTATTAACTATCGTAGGAGGATTTTTGGTAGATAG
- a CDS encoding TIGR02530 family flagellar biosynthesis protein translates to MGSKIQLHRQPILPLRPLEKPAEEANKTKKDKTPSFKEILQSKIFEKSGLKFSKHAQERLISRNINLNETDIVKINNAVDKAAEKGVKDSLILFNEVAFVISIKNRTVITAVDGENLKENVFTNIDGAVII, encoded by the coding sequence ATGGGCAGTAAGATTCAATTGCACCGTCAACCTATACTTCCATTAAGACCATTAGAAAAACCTGCAGAGGAAGCAAATAAAACTAAAAAAGATAAAACACCGTCCTTTAAAGAAATACTTCAGAGCAAAATATTTGAAAAAAGCGGTTTAAAATTTTCTAAACATGCTCAGGAGAGACTTATATCCAGAAATATAAATTTGAACGAGACCGATATTGTAAAAATAAACAATGCAGTAGATAAAGCTGCCGAAAAGGGTGTAAAGGATTCGTTAATCTTATTTAATGAAGTGGCTTTTGTCATAAGCATAAAAAACCGAACGGTAATCACAGCTGTAGATGGCGAAAACCTCAAAGAAAATGTTTTTACTAATATTGACGGTGCAGTAATAATATAA
- the flgF gene encoding flagellar basal-body rod protein FlgF produces MMRSMFAGVSGLRNHQIRMDVIANNIANVNTIGFKKSRVTFQEMLTQTMQGASSPQNNRGGTNPQQIGLGMSIASIDTIHTDGGTQSTGQMTDLAIEGDGFFIVRSGTDEFYTRAGNFSFDTEGNLVNPANGLKVMGWMGDVEKIPENLSSIVITKGQPIGAQATTEIVYINNLDADTPDGSSYQVPMKVYDSLGRSHTIYIEFTKVDTLNNEWSYTVTSPTWTINGADTGTLIFDTSGQLDIAATRAANGATDPDIVNTFSFDPDGADTVTIMPNFFGLTQNAQETTVVAHSQDGNPPGSLRTITIDTTGTITGVFSNGINKELAQIALAAFDNPSGLLKVGDNLYQKSNNSGDSRIGQAATGGRGSIAPGSLEMSNVDLSEEFTQMIITQRGFQANSRIITTSDEMLQELVNLKR; encoded by the coding sequence ATGATGCGTTCAATGTTTGCTGGTGTGTCAGGTTTGAGAAACCACCAGATTCGAATGGATGTAATCGCGAATAACATTGCAAATGTAAATACTATCGGATTTAAGAAAAGCCGGGTTACGTTTCAAGAAATGCTGACACAGACAATGCAGGGTGCCTCTTCACCTCAGAATAACAGGGGGGGGACAAATCCGCAGCAAATAGGTCTGGGAATGTCAATTGCAAGCATTGACACTATCCACACAGACGGAGGAACACAGTCAACAGGTCAGATGACTGATCTTGCTATAGAAGGGGACGGGTTTTTTATAGTTAGAAGCGGGACAGACGAGTTCTATACAAGGGCGGGAAACTTCAGTTTTGATACAGAAGGGAATCTTGTAAACCCGGCTAACGGCTTAAAGGTAATGGGATGGATGGGGGATGTTGAAAAAATCCCTGAGAATTTATCAAGTATAGTAATAACGAAAGGCCAGCCGATAGGGGCGCAGGCAACAACTGAAATAGTATATATTAATAATCTCGATGCTGATACTCCTGATGGTTCTTCTTATCAGGTACCTATGAAAGTTTACGATTCCCTCGGAAGATCCCATACAATATATATCGAGTTTACAAAAGTAGATACTTTAAATAACGAATGGTCGTATACAGTTACCAGCCCTACCTGGACTATAAATGGAGCTGATACCGGAACCCTTATTTTTGATACCAGTGGTCAATTGGATATAGCAGCTACCAGAGCAGCAAATGGTGCTACTGATCCGGATATTGTAAACACCTTTTCCTTTGATCCGGATGGCGCAGATACTGTTACTATCATGCCCAACTTCTTCGGTTTGACACAAAATGCCCAGGAAACGACTGTTGTTGCTCATAGCCAGGATGGAAATCCGCCGGGTTCTTTAAGAACCATAACCATCGATACGACAGGAACAATAACAGGGGTTTTCAGTAATGGAATTAATAAGGAATTAGCTCAGATTGCTCTTGCTGCCTTTGACAATCCCAGTGGATTATTAAAAGTTGGGGATAACCTTTACCAAAAGTCGAACAACTCAGGAGATAGCCGGATAGGACAGGCAGCAACAGGCGGTAGGGGTTCAATTGCGCCGGGTTCCTTGGAAATGTCAAATGTTGACCTTTCAGAAGAATTTACGCAAATGATTATTACCCAGCGGGGGTTCCAGGCGAACTCGCGGATAATAACCACATCGGATGAAATGCTTCAAGAACTGGTTAACCTTAAACGGTAA